In Stomoxys calcitrans chromosome 2, idStoCalc2.1, whole genome shotgun sequence, the following proteins share a genomic window:
- the LOC131994676 gene encoding uncharacterized protein LOC131994676, which translates to MHHETVVNELRQKYAISKLRTTVKTIFRSCQFCKITKVVPNPPQMAKLPRARVAAYASPFSYTGVDFFGPILVSVNRHKEKRYGCLFTCLTIRAVHIEIAHSLTTSSCILAIRNFMARRGTPHEFYSDNGTNFIGAERELREALAEVNKNELLETFTTANTKWNFNPPASPHMGGAWERLVRSIKMVLYKIMPSRHPTDELLLSMLIEVENVINSRPLAYVPIEEHMAEALTPNHFLVGSSNGLKPLTTVYDSGTLLRQSWLISQQYGNIFWKKWLAEYLPSLTCRTKWHEKSKALCQGDLVIIVDPSLPRNVWLRGKVLETRLAPDGQVRSAKILTCRGVMERPATKLAILDVAAQTKSDVEEASCHTPGGMLTPISKMP; encoded by the coding sequence atgCATCATGAAACAGTTGTGAATGAGCTGAGGCAAAAGTATGCCATCTCGAAACTTCGCACCACTGTAAAGACTATTTTTCGTTCCTGTCAATTCTGTAAAATCACCAAGGTGGTGCCTAACCCCCCTCAGATGGCAAAGTTACCTCGAGCTCGTGTAGCTGCTTATGCATCTCCATTCTCTTATACTGGAGTAGACTTCTTTGGGCCCATATTGGTCAGTGTGAATCGCCACAAAGAGAAACGATATGGCTGTTTGTTTACGTGCCTCACTATAAGGGCCGTTCATATTGAGATTGCACATTCTCTTACgacaagctcttgtattttggctATTCGCAATTTTATGGCGCGTAGAGGTACACCGCATGAGTTCTATAGCGACAATGGAACTAATTTTATTGGAGCAGAGAGGGAACTAAGAGAGGCGCTAGCAGAGGTTAACAAAAACGAATTACTCGAAACTTTTACAACTGCCAACACCAAATGGAATTTTAATCCTCCTGCTTCACCCCACATGGGAGGCGCCTGGGAGCGTTTAGTTCGCTCAATCAAAATGGTTTTGTATAAGATCATGCCCTCAAGGCACCCTACTGATGAGCTACTTTTGAGCATGTTAATCGAGGTGGAAAATGTGATAAATTCGAGGCCGCTCGCATATGTTCCAATTGAAGAACATATGGCAGAAGCTTTAACCCCGAATCATTTTCTTGTGGGAAGCTCCAATGGGCTAAAACCCTTAACTACAGTTTACGACAGTGGAACCTTATTGAGACAGAGCTGGCTTATTTCTCAACAATATGGCAACATATTTTGGAAGAAGTGGCTGGCCGAATATTTACCATCGCTTACTTGTAGGACAAAATGGCACGAGAAATCAAAGGCATTATGTCAGGGGGATTTAGTTATCATTGTAGACCCTTCTTTACCTAGAAATGTCTGGCTGCGAGGCAAAGTACTTGAAACGAGGTTGGCACCAGATGGTCAGGTCCGCAGCGCAAAAATATTGACATGTCGAGGCGTAATGGAGAGACCTGCAACGAAGCTGGCAATTTTGGATGTTGCTGCTCAAACTAAGTCTGACGTAGAAGAAGCTTCTTGTCATACTCCGGGGGGAATGTTGACGCCAATCTCAAAAATgccttaa